The genome window ATTAATAGAAGAGTTAAATAAAATGAAAATACCCGAAATATTTGATAAGTATGGGGAAAGTTTTTTTAGAAATGAAGAAAGAAAAGTAGTAAATAAGATATACTTGAAAAATAATTCTGTAATTTCTACCGGCGGTGG of Caldisalinibacter kiritimatiensis contains these proteins:
- a CDS encoding shikimate kinase, with amino-acid sequence MKSNIVLIGFMGTGKTTIGKFISERTEMDFLDTDKLIEELNKMKIPEIFDKYGESFFRNEERKVVNKIYLKNNSVISTGGG